Proteins encoded in a region of the Anopheles aquasalis chromosome 2, idAnoAquaMG_Q_19, whole genome shotgun sequence genome:
- the LOC126575549 gene encoding uncharacterized protein LOC126575549, whose protein sequence is MAERRVLLKKHTGTFYRKYKTTLQRIRNEEKTDIDLPDPRLNVSGTMPNIGSNEMNNNSDTVSDPPIKNDEINENWDLSECLKYWVLKNNAPHKTLDELLSIFKNKKTFKGTLPKTGKTLLKTSRTATSTIIPMDDGKFWYNTLKCTITSYFYRNIKKSMSISLNINIDGMSLFNSSGKQFWPIMVNIHEKPSMNPIPIALFFGDSKPANLDSFLNPLVDELIEIMVEDIVINEQQVDIKARAFICDSPARAFIKDNQLRMFHEHQ, encoded by the exons ATGGCTGAACGACGCGTTTTGTTAAAGAAACACACGGGAACGTTTTAtcgaaaatataaaacaactCTTCAGCGCATTCGGAATG AGGAAAAAACGGATATTGATCTGCCTGACCCTCGCCTCAATGTGTCTG GCACAATGCCTAACATCGGGAGTAATGAGATGAATAATAATTCGGATACGGTGTCCGACCCTCCCATCAAAAATGATGAGATCAACGAAAATTGGGACCTATcagaatgtttaaaatattggGTTCTAAAAAACAATGCTCCTCACAAAACGCTAGATGAGCTCCTTTCTatattcaaaaacaaaaaaacgtttaAAGGAACATTGCCAAAAACAGGCAAAACTTTGTTGAAAACTTCTCGAACAGCAACTAGCACGATTATACCAATGGATGATGGCAAGTTTTGGTACAATACTTTGAAATGCACTAT TACTTCATATTTTTACAGAAATATCAAAAAATCAATGTCTATATCGTTGAACATAAATATAGATGGAATGTCTTTATTTAATTCAAGCGGAAAGCAATTCTGGCCAATAATGGTAAATATTCATGAGAAGCCATCGATGAATCCCATCCCGATCGCTCTATTTTTTGGTGATAGCAAACCAGCGAATCTCGATTCATTTCTCAATCCGCTAGTTGACGAATTGATAGAGATCATGGTTGAAGATATCGTTATTAATGAGCAACAGGTGGATATAAAGGCTCGGGCATTTATTTGCGATTCTCCTGCTCGTGCCTTTATAAAAgataat cAATTGCGCATGTTTCATGAGCATCAGTAA